Proteins encoded by one window of Microplitis mediator isolate UGA2020A chromosome 1, iyMicMedi2.1, whole genome shotgun sequence:
- the LOC130678217 gene encoding uncharacterized protein LOC130678217, with product MEFQVSAPGKVILFGEHAVVYNKTAVAASLDLRTTLKFTELPNHDNINLLMPKLDLNIEIPLKRIIEYFKVEKCPKYRENHQNFYKYVSEFVSGLNYSGVNQKLGLEALVYLLIAVLQSESFDLKPFELFLDTGLSIGSGLGSSASFAVCISTCFIHWSNLQKGLTTDLNKNELDKVSEYAMNCEKIMHGTPSGIDHTVAIYGSVIEFKKDEKLELKPILGVKPMEILLVDTQVPRSTKKLVEKFAELKNKFPKIYDPILESIDNVSKEALAVIRKISELDDQESVDAYQQLMTFMEINHGLLTSCQVSHPSLEKICAEAKKFNLSAKMTGAGGGGYGYILLPPYISNQVVDQLSSQLIADGFLVTRTNLGGVGVRIDKK from the coding sequence atggaaTTCCAAGTGTCTGCTCCCGGTAAAGTCATTCTTTTTGGCGAGCATGCTGttgtttataacaaaactGCAGTAGCAGCGAGCTTAGATTTGCGTACAACATTAAAATTCACTGAGCTGCCAAATCATGACAACATAAATCTACTAATGCCAAAATTAGATCTGAATATTGAAATACCTTTGAAACGTATTATTGAATACtttaaagttgaaaaatgCCCTAAGTACAGAGAAaaccatcaaaatttttataaatacgtCAGCGAATTCGTTAGCGGGCTTAATTACTCCGGAGTAAAccaaaaacttggattagaggCTTTAGTATATCTACTTATTGCCGTATTACAGAGTGAAAGTTTTGATCTCAAGCCTTTTGAGCTGTTTCTCGATACCGGTTTGTCAATAGGTTCGGGTTTGGGAAGTTCGGCTTCATTTGCTGTCTGCAtttcgacgtgttttatccaTTGGTCAAATTTGCAAAAGGGATTGACCactgatttgaataaaaatgaactagATAAAGTGTCGGAGTACGCGATGAATTGCGAGAAGATAATGCATGGAACGCCATCTGGTATAGACCATACGGTAGCAATTTATGGGTCAGttattgaattcaaaaagGACGAAAAATTGGAGCTAAAGCCGATACTTGGAGTCAAACCGATGGAAATTTTACTTGTGGATACTCAAGTTCCTCGCAGTACTAAAAAGTTGGTAGAGAAATTTGCTgagttaaaaaacaaatttcctAAAATATATGACCCTATTTTGGAGTCTATTGATAATGTTTCGAAAGAAGCTTTGGCtgttattagaaaaataagtGAACTTGATGATCAAGAATCGGTTGATGCGTATCAGCAATTAATGACTTTTATGGAAATAAATCATGGGTTGCTTACGAGTTGTCAGGTTTCACATCCatcacttgaaaaaatttgtgcggaagcaaaaaaatttaatttgtcagcTAAAATGACTGGTGCGGGCGGAGGCGGGTatggatatattttattaccgcCTTATATTTCAAATCAAGTCGTCGATCAGTTATCGAGTCAACTGATTGCCGATGGATTTTTGGTCACACGGACGAATCTCGGAGGAGTTGGAGTGCgcattgataaaaaatga